The following are encoded in a window of Chlorocebus sabaeus isolate Y175 chromosome 22, mChlSab1.0.hap1, whole genome shotgun sequence genomic DNA:
- the ARGFX gene encoding arginine-fifty homeobox → MMNRMVPGNPQPDPFINRKDPNMKVIQPQDPASPSDLALLPRLECSGMISAHCKLCLLGSRHSPASASRVAGTTATWRRHQERTSFSHQQYEALEALFSQTMFPDRNLQEKLALKLNLPESTVKVWFRNRRFKLKKQQQQQQQQRQQQSAKQQNQIPLSKKNVPTSPRTSLNPYAFSPVVSDFYSSLPPQPLDPSNRAWNSTFTESSTSDFQMQDTQCERLVASVPALYSDAYDIFQIIELYNLPDENEISSSSFHCLYQYLSPTKYQVGGQGSSLSTFAGPAVGLSPAQT, encoded by the exons ATGATGAACAGAATGGTCCCAGGGAATCCCCAGCCAGACCCTTTCATCAACAGGAAAGATCCCAACATGAAGGTGATACAACCGCAGGATCCAGCTAGTCCCAGTGA tctcgctctgttgcccaggctggagtgcagtggcatgatctcggctcactgcaagctctgcctcctgggttcacgccattctcctgcctcagcctcccgagtagctgggactacag CAACATGGAGAAGGCATCAAGAACGTACTTCattctcccaccaacagtatgaaGCGCTAGAAGCTCTGTTTAGCCAGACCATGTTCCCAGATAGAAATCTTCAGGAGAAACTAGCTTTGAAACTCAACCTGCCGGAGTCAACAGTAAAG GTTTGGTTCAGGAACCGGCGATTCAAAttgaagaagcagcagcagcagcagcagcagcagcggcagcagcaaTCAGCAAAGCAACAAAACCAGATCCCTTTATCCAAGAAGAATGTGCCCACCTCCCCCAGAACGTCCCTTAATCCTTATGCTTTTTCTCCTGTGGTTTCAGATTTCTACAGctcccttccacctcagcccttAGACCCTTCCAATAGGGCATGGAACTCTACCTTCACTGAGAGTTCCACAAGTGACTTCCAAATGCAAGATACTCAGTGCGAGAGACTGGTGGCCTCAGTACCTGCTTTGTACTCTGATGCCTATGACATATTCCAAATCATAGAACTGTACAATCTTCCTGATGAGAATGAGATCTCCAGCTCTTCTTTCCACTGTCTGTATCAGTATCTCTCACCCACAAAGTACCAGGTAGGAGGACAGGGTTCCTCTCTCAGCACCTTTGCTGGTCCAGCTGTAGGCCTATCTCCCGCACAAACCTAG